In Vicia villosa cultivar HV-30 ecotype Madison, WI linkage group LG7, Vvil1.0, whole genome shotgun sequence, the DNA window CCTGCTCTGAAATGTCCCAGGGTTCAGCAAAAGAAGTTTCATTCGCACCATTATTAAAGAAGTTAAATGTGTGAAAGGAAGAAGACCATGTTCTCATGAAAAGAACACTATTTTCTGAAATGAACAAGGGGACATCGAAACAAGGAGCATTCTTCAGTATAGGAAGAATCATCAATTTAGTCCATGATTCAACAACACCATATTCTTTCATTAACCACACAACACCGTTATGATCCCTCATACAaagacaattattcaaaacatatAGATTCTGTTGTGAGCGCATATAGATTGGCCCATCATTTTGAGGTAGCAACATTTCCCTATAAGTCTCCTTCTCTACATGAAAGGAAAAAATCATGAATTGATTAGAATGAACACCACCTTTATATACCATCCAATTCAGAGTGCCATTCACAAATTTTCCTATCCTCCTAGTAGGCCTAATGGAAAAGTTGGGAATGGTTTTCCAAATATTTTCACCAAAAGTATAAATTTTGGTCAAAGATTGAGTAAAATCACGCTTATGTCGCGCAACTAATAGCACCTTGTACTTGTCATTAACCTGATCATATCCAAAGCCATATTGCATGATAAGCCAATCGCGCGATACAACTTGTGGAGATTTGTTGGATTTGAACCTGATA includes these proteins:
- the LOC131619843 gene encoding F-box/kelch-repeat protein At3g23880-like, whose translation is MHLLHSQNDTVSTVIFLRNPPPFSPEQLTPPPILPEELIREILLRLSVKYLVQFKCVCKLWKTLISDSQFVKSHLQISRINSQQLVFSVLEKPYKIASYSLEPLFENSSTPIEPVTFCSMKNSKRCIIGSCNGLLCVFHSYHNTVELWNPSIRFKSNKSPQVVSRDWLIMQYGFGYDQVNDKYKVLLVARHKRDFTQSLTKIYTFGENIWKTIPNFSIRPTRRIGKFVNGTLNWMVYKGGVHSNQFMIFSFHVEKETYREMLLPQNDGPIYMRSQQNLYVLNNCLCMRDHNGVVWLMKEYGVVESWTKLMILPILKNAPCFDVPLFISENSVLFMRTWSSSFHTFNFFNNGANETSFAEPWDISEQGAVTLIPKSSSQLVLYNSDIDQCYPLIVKTSTIGLDLHIHCESLVSLQW